A genomic region of Trypanosoma brucei brucei TREU927 chromosome 3, complete sequence contains the following coding sequences:
- a CDS encoding cytochrome c oxidase copper chaperone, putative translates to MSSDEVAATGKGKKPACKICCACPAERQARDECTLLKGVEACQKEIGAFYKCLLHEGFSEEEVERLRGSVRSF, encoded by the coding sequence ATGTCGAGTGACGAAGTTGCTGCCACCGGAAAGGGTAAAAAACCGGCTTGTAAGATATGCTGCGCGTGCCCAGCGGAACGTCAGGCGCGTGATGAATGCACTCTTCTAAAGGGTGTAGAAGCCTGCCAAAAGGAAATTGGGGCATTCTACAAATGCCTGCTCCATGAGGGATTTTCGGAAGAGGAAGTCGAGCGTCTCCGAGGGAGTGTCCGGAGTTTTTAG
- a CDS encoding serine/threonine-protein kinase, putative (similar to SP:P54644: RAC-family serine/threonine kinase homolog (EC 2.7.1.-). {Dictyostelium discoideum}), whose protein sequence is MNFYERVASAFSWMRGASKAKGSTDVLTTTKMKETGAPEADVQQPSAFTPMRLNEGHRDLGETTKKSPGATAPESSISEGNLPRDGDDDAFFTFLLGSIDGGHEEFLGEISRSDISLSGHSKRQAPLPIPADAADRSVEDDKDSEVKSLTNTPLKVSGWEDVALSGLGRGSSPSWTIYKSDSSSAARSLRDYELLAYIGKGTFAEVTLARHRETHTFYAVKKISKKKVWDEDCVQCTFTERHLLASFKHPFLVNLHQAFQSQSCLYLVLDFAQGGDLYVFLETKPWIREMRRKLHRGAGFNQRKGSGLADSKVIVSESPLRQPPSPGRFSSMRFAPDDSRTPIRIIVFCAIEIALVLQYLHTQGFVYRDLKPENVLMTSDGNVVLADFGVAKYRGVPGAGGTIDSGTRTDFHAGTSLYMSPEVLLGEAHDSRIDWWSFGCMLFEMANGRRPFDANNRYDIMKSIVETDVQLQPGDFMITELELAARVAQLTCQYEEEYGTHRPFRGSLVERGDGRQHATAPWPGGDSAGQPLRPSGPALWTFPLPDLVEHSEVTEKTLSVYDTATCFEETWSAPSGERANASSTEHHPLPVGSVSLESSDAFTEHATEELTEACTLLKDLILALLQRSPEKRLCGERVLEHPFFLCPYATSQLYCTRKTSIVSCGQRNSGGSTLSCNATSCLPHVSDATDTTLDQAFPLMGLPLASFRSLRRASVASRSCRSDTKGTSDPEVVRPPGAPFAQDFLHRFPIQRPAEWRELFLSGGIKPPYVPRLRAADDLRYFPHAVTATGKRVADQQRGLRKRHSRYNDLRTNSARSRLVEQSASVSFSTEGARAFPLDIVPGGVEEEEEFKGMKESSHTPLVCPRERLVLSAISECNTTPEPDFGEEEETNEPNCEPKLGRRIDFFGSVSAPQTPNAVTSTSAEGFPSEPYKRKDMGHSSGPSAEDVRTPEQMAMEWVEDRIRNGFSTSTVALGSPLGTTVNVGSHVDGGEDNQRPVCTPTKCETKLAEEVQQVGEEGQRRSVRGVCLSPKFNASVASSSSRTTYSTSATECGKATEMVYHPAAELPDTLTGVAYDVDDYVPSRSKKRGAVLLNRTGIPPHNSLGRCVAEEICQRTSSPTVGHHSRRPPPVGHQPVATRRVLSQSHQAGGELASTDIRSPILAGYLNRESRQYDDFNSNRSSVASHNFITQGSEFCLPFCATLGSGQNSDSNAENSVSHKMESTEFTGANTALPHFMDFTFNSHSGGARLLGSLEGVGNT, encoded by the coding sequence ATGAATTTCTATGAACGAGTAGCGAGTGCGTTTTCGTGGATGAGAGGCGCGTCTAAGGCAAAGGGAAGTACAGATGTGCTCACAACCAccaaaatgaaggaaactGGAGCCCCGGAGGCGGATGTACAACAACCAAGTGCCTTCACCCCAATGAGGTTAAATGAAGGCCACCGGGATCTGGGGGAGACGACCAAAAAATCACCGGGCGCAACGGCCCCAGAGAGCAGTATTTCCGAGGGAAACTTACCACGGGATGGTGATGACGATgcctttttcacttttcttctagGCTCTATTGATGGTGGGCACGAGGAATTTCTGGGTGAAATCAGTAGGAGTGATATTTCCCTTAGTGGGCATAGCAAGCGTCAAGCACCCCTTCCTATTCCTGCGGATGCGGCTGATAGATCCGTAGAAGACGATAAGGATTCGGAGGTGAAGAGTTTGACGAACACCCCGCTCAAAGTGAGTGGATGGGAAGATGTAGCCTTAAGTGGGTTGGGCCGAGGCTCATCGCCGAGTTGGACCATCTACAAGAGTGACTCTTCTTCTGCCGCTCGATCACTTAGGGATTATGAACTGCTGGCGTATATAGGTAAGGGCACCTTTGCTGAGGTAACGTTGGCGCGACATAGAGAAACGCATACATTTTATGCTGTCAAGAAGATATCCAAGAAGAAGGTGTGGGATGAGGACTGCGTCCAATGTACATTCACCGAGCGGCATCTGCTTGCATCATTCAAGCATCCCTTTTTAGTCAACCTTCACCAGGCATTTCAGAGCCAGTCATGCCTTTACCTCGTCCTTGACTTCGCACAGGGTGGTGACTTGTATGTGTTCCTGGAGACGAAGCCGTGGATTAGGGAAATGCGTCGTAAATTGCATCGAGGCGCGGGGTTCAACCAACGGAAAGGGTCAGGATTAGCGGACAGCAAAGTTATTGTTTCCGAGTCACCCTTAAGGCAGCCGCCCTCACCAGGACGTTTCTCCTCCATGCGCTTCGCCCCCGATGATAGTCGCACGCCTATTCGGATTATAGTATTTTGTGCCATCGAAATCGCTCTAGTTTTGCAGTATCTGCACACGCAGGGTTTTGTGTACCGTGATCTCAAACCGGAGAATGTTCTGATGACATCTGATGGCAATGTTGTGCTTGCAGACTTTGGTGTAGCCAAATACCGCGGCGTTCCGGGTGCGGGTGGTACGATTGACTCGGGGACCCGAACAGATTTCCATGCCGGCACTTCGCTTTACATGAGTCCAGAAGTGCTGTTGGGTGAGGCACATGACTCTCGTATTGACTGGTGGAGCTTTGGTTGCATGCTGTTCGAAATGGCAAACGGGCGCAGACCATTCGATGCAAATAACCGGTACGATATAATGAAATCCATCGTTGAAACCGATGTTCAGCTGCAGCCCGGGGATTTCATGATCACTGAGCTCGAGTTGGCGGCGCGTGTTGCACAATTGACATGCCAGTATGAGGAGGAGTACGGCACCCACCGGCCGTTCCGCGGTTCTCTCGTCGAGCGGGGTGATGGTAGACAACATGCAACGGCTCCGTGGCCCGGTGGCGACAGTGCTGGGCAGCCGTTGCGACCATCTGGTCCCGCCCTCTGGACGTTTCCCCTCCCAGATCTGGTTGAGCATTCAGAAGTCACAGAAAAGACGTTGAGCGTATATGATACGGCTACGTGTTTTGAGGAAACGTGGTCGGCACCCAGTGGTGAGAGGGCGAACGCGAGCTCCACGGAACACCACCCTCTTCCTGTGGGGTCCGTGTCACTCGAGAGTAGCGACGCCTTCACGGAACACGCAACAGAAGAGCTGACAGAGGCATGTACATTACTGAAGGATTTGATTCTTGCATTACTTCAGCGGTCGCCCGAAAAACGGCTTTGCGGTGAGCGTGTTTTGGAACATCCCTTCTTCTTATGTCCCTACGCTACTTCGCAGCTGTACTGCACGAGGAAAACATCCATTGTCAGTTGCGGCCAGAGGAATTCCGGTGGGTCGACGCTTAGTTGTAATGCCACCTCTTGCTTACCTCATGTCAGCGACGCTACGGACACAACATTGGACCAAGCTTTCCCCTTGATGGGCTTGCCGTTGGCTAGTTTCCGTTCACTCAGAAGGGCAAGTGTCGCGAGCCGAAGCTGTCGTAGTGACACCAAAGGAACCTCGGACCCGGAGGTTGTCAGACCACCGGGCGCACCGTTCGCGCAAGATTTCCTACACCGTTTCCCAATTCAGCGGCCCGCAGAATGGCGGGAACTATTTCTGTCGGGAGGCATCAAACCGCCGTACGTTCCACGTCTCCGAGCTGCAGATGATCTGCGTTATTTCCCCCACGCTGTGACGGCCACAGGCAAGCGGGTGGCCGATCAACAGCGAGGGCTTCGCAAGCGGCACTCTCGTTATAATGACCTCCGCACCAATTCAGCGAGGAGCCGGCTGGTAGAGCAGAGCGCCTCTGTATCCTTTTCAACAGAAGGGGCTCGAGCATTCCCTTTAGACATTGTTCCAGGCGgtgtggaagaggaggaagaattCAAAGGGATGAAAGAAAGTTCTCACACGCCACTTGTTTGCCCCAGGGAAAGATTGGTGTTGTCGGCGATATCAGAGTGCAACACCACCCCTGAGCCGGACTtcggggaggaggaggaaacaaacgaGCCGAACTGCGAACCAAAATTAGGGAGGCGGATTGACTTCTTTGGGTCAGTGTCGGCCCCACAAACACCTAACGCGGTGACGTCAACATCTGCAGAGGGGTTCCCGTCCGAACCATATAAGAGGAAAGATATGGGGCATTCTTCGGGTCCAAGTGCAGAGGACGTTCGGACTCCGGAGCAGATGGCTATGGAGTGGGTGGAGGATCGGATTCGCAATGGGTTTTCAACATCGACGGTAGCTTTAGGTTCGCCTTTGGGAACCACCGTCAACGTGGGCAGCCATGTTGATGGTGGTGAGGACAACCAAAGGCCAGTGTGTACCCCCACGAAATGTGAAACGAAACTTGCGGAAGAGGTTCAGCAAGTGGGAGAGGAAGGTCAACGACGTTCCGTAAGGGGTGTGTGTCTATCGCCTAAGTTCAACGCATCTGtggcctcttcttcatctagAACAACTTACTCCACTTCAGCAACGGAGTGCGGTAAGGCTACTGAGATGGTATATCACCCGGCGGCAGAGTTACCCGATACACTTACGGGTGTGGCGTACGACGTGGACGATTATGTGCCCAGTAGGTCAAAAAAGCGTGGAGCGGTGCTGTTAAACCGTACGGGAATCCCCCCGCACAACTCCTTGGGTCGATGCGTTGCGGAAGAGATCTGTCAACGTACCTCTTCACCAACCGTAGGCCATCACTCGCGTCGACCACCGCCTGTCGGTCACCAACCCGTCGCCACGCGGCGGGTGCTATCGCAAAGCCATCAAGCAGGAGGTGAGTTGGCTTCGACAGATATTCGCTCTCCGATATTGGCTGGCTACCTTAACCGAGAGTCGAGACAGTACGACGACTTCAACAGCAATCGCAGTTCGGTGGCGTCACACAATTTTATAACGCAGGGGAGTGAATTCTGTTTACCATTCTGTGCCACATTGGGTAGCGGCCAAAACTCTGATAGTAATGCTGAGAATAGCGTCTCGCACAAAATGGAAAGCACCGAGTTCACAGGTGCTAACACGGCTCTACCACACTTCATGGACTTCACCTTCAACAGTCATTCGGGCGGCGCGCGGCTACTGGGAAGCTTGGAGGGTGTTGGGAACACGTAA
- a CDS encoding 6-phosphofructo-2-kinase/fructose-2,6-biphosphatase, putative — translation MNPQNHVCCALSEKLLETTSKTATTATKIGGRGGEEGNEAAADSTDEGRRPPCEVISVTPGRRGKEEEVDAAEGRGGPMGVDVRRNPPSSQDSNEQEWVHIYGASPSHRSPSLRSSSHASPFLASGAASSVGGCGVSEFGASLLGNLGHATSGDSDGVSVASSQQLGMCKRGRFMSLPLESCVRNVGRGLRSKGEVLLPIDKMPHHSRCLSCPEEDMCKFDERRASPSCCHKRKGLLLPQLSIPDPNDPLAAREKCRNALIAELQRRKGFLQVQLGWLQREVSAWNIFALVRACNSSELHYLLERKLVDVNQRDYNGCTPLHVAALGGNESVVRVLISFGADITAIDNTGRTPLDWAAENRHSGVCRLLVAVTKHAQMKKEQRHHHVHSSRGNGSISPNYHGTPTCGAAATEGPSCGGNSPAMPSISLPSCKKGSASQSTVKDTKGTRGWGSKAPLAVSPGDSVLFSALPPDMVAQYRARDCLNRVRDQGAEGRLPNAVDDIANMSSSYTTVSDAVSLIVCMVGLPGRGKSFIGRRIARYLNWKGVPCRVFNVGNYRRRLLGVEGTCSADFYDPQNLQAKQMRDKVATLAFGDLIHFIAHHRVACGVFDATNTTKARRKYLLECLQQEAKKHNINCRVIFIESVCNDLNLITENILRAKCGNDDFKNVKDAGEVISAFYSRIAEYEKVYEQLDADEGISFIRIINAKHHVILHKIPCGLASLISFFLLNLHPVAHPIYIAVPGETVGDRKHIYGGDDRLTPLGEKFADALKRFILERDAPNMVVLHGTNPNVMNTLRPLEQALEPDSSDDGSSFPRGARGCGGFCVPLAELLCPLPGLDRINFGRFCGRTVKQVRIRYSKLCKLLYAGSPMGSGSYIAADDEVADPGKEKAQQEEPPLLGTAECASDAANICAEGLRRFLHVPNGADPRLSYCVQFPNGESCRQVNVRLEPALMAVMRVRGPVFVVASSVPAQGVLAFFADALPEMAPALRLPSHAVVEISVKGDITVHQLVKPCDRPLQPSE, via the coding sequence ATGAATCCACAAAATCACGTTTGTTGCGCGTTGTCGGAAAAGTTGTTGGAAACGACCTCTAAAACAGCAACGACCGCAACAAAAataggaggaagaggaggagaagaaggaaatgaggCCGCGGCGGACTCCACCGATGAGGGGAGACGACCGCCATGTGAAGTTATTTCAGTTACCCCTGGacgaagagggaaagaggaagaagtggATGCggcagagggaagaggaggaccTATGGGAGTAGATGTGAGAAGGAACCCGCCTTCTTCACAAGATTCCAATGAACAGGAATGGGTTCATATTTATGGCGCAAGTCCATCACACAGGAGCCCCTCACTAAGGAGTAGCAGCCACGCCTCGCCGTTTTTGGCCAGTGGTGCGGCTTCAAGCGTGGGGGGATGCGGGGTTTCAGAGTTTGGGGCGTCGTTACTGGGGAATTTGGGCCATGCAACCTCAGGGGATAGCGATGGTGTGTCCGTAGCCTCTTCACAGCAATTGGGTATGTGCAAACGTGGAAGGTTCATGTCACTCCCTCTAGAATCTTGTGTGCGGAATGTTGGACGAGGACTAAGGAGTAAAGGAGAGGTGTTATTGCCAATAGACAAGATGCCTCATCACTCGCGGTGCCTATCATGCCCTGAGGAGGATATGTGCAAATTCGATGAACGCCGCGCGTCGCCTTCCTGCTGCCACAAGAGGAAGGGGTTACTATTGCCCCAGCTCAGCATTCCAGATCCTAATGATCCATTAGCGGCGCGTGAGAAGTGTCGCAACGCTCTCATAGCCGAACTGCAGAGACGCAAGGGCTTCTTGCAGGTTCAACTCGGTTGGCTTCAACGTGAAGTCTCTGCGTGGAATATATTTGCTCTTGTCCGCGCCTGTAATTCATCGGAGCTGCACTATTTGCTAGAACGGAAACTAGTAGATGTCAACCAACGGGATTACAATGGTTGCACCCCGCTTCACGTGGCGGCGCTCGGAGGAAACGAATCCGTAGTGCGCGTTCTCATATCGTTTGGTGCCGACATTACGGCAATCGACAACACGGGTCGTACGCCGCTTGATTGGGCTGCGGAGAACCGTCATAGTGGTGTGTGCCGCCTTCTAGTGGCGGTGACGAAGCATGCTCAGATGAAAAAGGAGCAGCGACATCATCACGTTCATTCAAGCCGTGGTAACGGCTCTATTTCCCCAAATTATCACGGCACGCCCACATGTGGCGCTGCGGCAACAGAAGGACCTTCATGTGGTGGAAATTCGCCAGCGATGCCGTCCATTTCACTTCCCAGCTGCAAAAAGGGATCCGCGTCGCAGTCTACAGTGAAGGATACGAAAGGGACGCGTGGATGGGGATCCAAGGCACCGCTGGCCGTGTCACCGGGCGATAGCGTTCTCTTTTCCGCCCTCCCCCCTGATATGGTGGCACAATACCGTGCGAGAGATTGCTTGAACAGGGTGAGGGATCAAGGGGCGGAAGGGAGATTACCTAATGCAGTGGACGACATTGCCAACATGTCCTCAAGTTATACGACTGTGTCGGATGCGGTTTCCCTCATTGTTTGTATGGTGGGGTTACCGGGACGGGGGAAGTCGTTTATTGGCCGACGGATCGCACGTTATCTTAATTGGAAGGGAGTTCCCTGTCGTGTGTTTAATGTCGGGAACTACCGCCGTAGGCTCCTCGGTGTGGAGGGTACGTGCAGTGCAGATTTCTATGATCCGCAAAATTTGCAGGCGAAGCAAATGCGTGACAAGGTGGCAACTCTTGCTTTTGGAGATCTTATTCATTTTATTGCCCACCATCGGGTGGCCTGTGGCGTGTTTGACGCAACAAACACCACGAAGGCTCGCAGGAAGTATTTGTTGGAGTGCTTGCAacaggaagcaaagaaacacaacatcAACTGTAGAGTAATATTCATTGAGTCAGTGTGCAATGATTTAAACCTCATCACAGAGAACATACTACGTGCAAAGTGTGGTAATGATGACTTTAAGAATGTCAAGGACGCGGGTGAGGTGATCTCCGCATTTTACTCTCGGATTGCGGAGTATGAAAAGGTGTACGAGCAGCTGGATGCGGATGAAGGCATTAGTTTCATTCGCATTATCAATGCAAAGCATCATGTCATTCTTCACAAGATTCCCTGCGGACTAGCAAGTCTCATCTCGTTCTTTTTATTAAATCTTCACCCTGTTGCTCATCCCATTTATATTGCGGTTCCCGGGGAAACCGTGGGTGACAGGAAACACATATACGGCGGGGATGACCGCCTCACCCCTCTTGGTGAGAAGTTTGCGGATGCCCTAAAGCGGTTTATATTGGAGCGGGATGCACCCAACATGGTCGTGCTTCACGGAACAAATCCGAACGTTATGAATACACTGCGGCCACTGGAACAGGCTTTAGAGCCGGACAGCAGCGACGATGGCAGCAGTTTCCCGAGGGGGGCTCGCGGATGCGGCGGCTTTTGCGTGCCGCTGGCGGAGTTGCTTTGTCCACTTCCCGGTCTCGACAGAATCAATTTTGGGCGGTTTTGCGGTCGGACAGTTAAGCAGGTACGGATCAGATACTCAAAACTCTGCAAGCTTCTCTACGCAGGCTCGCCGATGGGGAGTGGTTCCTATATCGCAGCGGATGATGAAGTTGCTGACCCTGGAAAAGAGAAGGCTCAGCAAGAGGAGCCACCGTTACTGGGGACGGCAGAATGCGCATCAGACGCTGCTAATATATGTGCGGAGGGCCTTCGCCGCTTTCTCCATGTTCCCAACGGGGCGGACCCTCGTCTTTCTTACTGCGTGCAGTTTCCCAACGGTGAGAGTTGCAGGCAGGTAAATGTTCGGTTGGAGCCGGCACTTATGGCCGTCATGCGGGTGCGTGGTCCGGTGTTTGTTGTCGCCTCATCCGTACCAGCGCAAGGGGTTCTCGCATTCTTTGCTGATGCGTTGCCTGAAATGGCTCCAGCTTTGCGCCTCCCTTCACACGCTGTAGTAGAAATTAGCGTGAAGGGTGATATAACCGTACACCAGCTGGTAAAGCCCTGTGACCGCCCACTGCAGCCGAGCGAATGA